A DNA window from Methylobacterium sp. NMS14P contains the following coding sequences:
- a CDS encoding PIG-L deacetylase family protein, with protein MPTALALSPHLDDAAFSCGGLLASLAQAGWRVVMATLLTGSVAEPRGFALACQLDKGLPAEVDYMALRRDEDIEAAAALGIAPPVHLPFREAPHRGYGSAPELFSEARADDGIAADLGPAIAELIAVERPDLLLAPQAIGGHVDHVQAVRALRSLDPLPPILWWRDFPYTVRETAPREPLAALFAELSEQTVTLAPDAQDRKRAACAAYASQIGFQFGGVAGLDARLARERGIERFRRSAPRGPAIPGLDAG; from the coding sequence ATGCCCACCGCGCTCGCCCTCTCGCCCCATCTCGACGACGCGGCCTTCTCGTGCGGCGGCCTCCTGGCAAGCCTCGCGCAAGCTGGCTGGCGCGTTGTCATGGCAACCCTGCTCACCGGCAGCGTCGCCGAGCCGAGGGGCTTCGCGCTCGCCTGCCAGCTCGACAAGGGCCTGCCGGCCGAGGTCGACTACATGGCGCTGCGCCGGGATGAAGACATCGAGGCCGCCGCCGCGCTCGGCATCGCCCCGCCCGTGCACCTGCCGTTCCGAGAGGCGCCGCACCGGGGCTACGGCTCGGCGCCGGAACTCTTTTCCGAGGCCCGCGCGGATGACGGCATCGCGGCCGACCTCGGGCCCGCCATCGCGGAGCTGATCGCTGTCGAGAGACCGGATCTCCTCCTCGCACCCCAGGCGATCGGCGGCCATGTCGATCACGTCCAGGCGGTCCGGGCGCTGCGCAGTCTCGACCCGCTTCCCCCGATCCTGTGGTGGCGCGACTTTCCCTACACGGTGCGCGAGACCGCTCCCCGGGAGCCGCTCGCGGCCCTGTTCGCCGAGCTTTCCGAGCAGACCGTGACCCTCGCCCCGGACGCGCAGGACCGGAAGCGCGCCGCCTGCGCGGCCTATGCCAGCCAGATCGGATTCCAGTTCGGCGGCGTGGCCGGCCTCGACGCGCGCCTCGCCCGGGAGCGGGGCATCGAGCGCTTCCGGCGGTCGGCCCCCCGCGGCCCCGCGATCCCCGGCCTCGATGCCGGCTGA
- a CDS encoding glycosyltransferase family 4 protein codes for MRILFLSRRYFPAISGMSVYAQNLLRELVGAGHDVTMISQYRGDAFGTRVYGGGPPPPVPGVRVIGLEQLGEQTSGDFERDIATMVDAIAREHARKPFDILHAQYGYPTGWAVLLAARELGVPSVVSIQGGDGHWVGSCCETHRVAMCEVLAHANALLIGGASFVDEVCERLGSDPARFTIVPGAVDTDRFAQGTPDGLPAPHAGPVRLFYHGRVDRRKGVLDFIEALAILRAQGTPFAATVSGIGPDVDPARALAAERAFSEREIAFTGYAEYGSVPDLYRRADVFVSPTYAEGFSNTILEALAAGLATVSCHAVGVSDCLRDGENGLLVNPGDVPAQAAALTRIITDADLRRRIATAGLEECRRVYSWHAVGRQIMEVYARVRDERPATDFSPDLPHDPTCRFRAEPHLL; via the coding sequence ATGAGAATCCTCTTCCTCAGCCGCCGCTACTTCCCGGCGATATCGGGCATGAGCGTCTACGCGCAGAACCTTCTGCGCGAGCTGGTCGGCGCCGGCCACGATGTCACGATGATCTCGCAGTACCGGGGCGACGCCTTCGGAACCCGGGTCTACGGGGGCGGGCCGCCGCCGCCGGTGCCGGGGGTCCGGGTGATCGGCCTGGAACAGCTCGGCGAGCAGACGTCGGGCGATTTCGAGCGCGACATCGCCACGATGGTGGACGCGATCGCCCGAGAGCACGCCCGGAAACCCTTCGACATCCTGCATGCCCAGTACGGCTACCCGACCGGCTGGGCGGTCCTGCTCGCCGCCCGCGAGCTGGGCGTGCCGAGCGTCGTCTCGATCCAGGGTGGCGACGGCCACTGGGTCGGATCCTGCTGCGAGACCCACCGGGTCGCCATGTGCGAGGTGCTGGCCCACGCCAACGCGCTGCTGATCGGCGGCGCCTCCTTCGTGGACGAGGTCTGCGAGCGGCTCGGGTCGGACCCCGCCCGCTTCACCATCGTGCCCGGCGCGGTCGACACCGACCGGTTCGCGCAGGGCACGCCCGACGGCCTGCCCGCGCCCCATGCGGGCCCGGTCCGGCTGTTCTACCACGGCCGGGTCGACCGCCGGAAAGGCGTGCTCGACTTCATCGAGGCCCTGGCGATCCTGCGCGCGCAGGGCACGCCGTTCGCCGCCACCGTCTCGGGGATCGGGCCCGACGTGGACCCCGCCAGGGCGCTCGCCGCGGAGCGCGCCTTCTCGGAGCGCGAGATCGCCTTCACGGGCTACGCCGAGTACGGCTCCGTGCCCGACCTCTACCGCCGCGCCGACGTCTTCGTCTCGCCGACCTACGCGGAGGGCTTCTCCAACACGATCCTGGAGGCGCTCGCGGCCGGGCTCGCCACCGTCTCGTGCCACGCGGTCGGCGTCTCGGACTGCCTGCGCGACGGGGAGAACGGGCTGCTGGTCAACCCGGGCGACGTCCCGGCGCAGGCCGCCGCGCTGACCCGGATCATCACGGACGCCGACCTGCGCCGCCGCATCGCGACGGCCGGGCTCGAGGAGTGCCGGCGGGTCTACTCGTGGCACGCGGTCGGGCGGCAGATCATGGAGGTCTACGCGCGGGTGCGCGACGAGCGGCCGGCCACCGACTTCTCGCCGGACCTGCCCCACGATCCGACCTGCCGCTTCCGCGCCGAGCCGCACCTGCTCTGA
- a CDS encoding sugar phosphate isomerase/epimerase family protein → MTLRFAYNTNGAANHRLDDAIHLIKAAGYDGVALTLDIHHLDPFADTWAAEAGRVASLLEKLELTCVIETGARFLLDPSAKHEPTLVTADAAGRARRVGFLKRAIEIGAMLSAEAVSFWAGVPKPGVDHGEARRWLVEGLHEVAAFAAESGIVPCLEPEPGMLIETLDDYAALAVPGLKLALDTGHCLVTGEREPAAAVREFSDRIGTVAIEDMKRGSHIHLPFGEGDMDVPGVLEALEEVGFGKLICVELSRESHRADVMIPQALEYLRGCRRPGPVLAGEQETRRQWQ, encoded by the coding sequence GTGACGCTCCGGTTCGCCTACAACACCAACGGCGCGGCCAACCACCGCCTCGACGACGCGATCCACCTGATCAAGGCGGCGGGCTACGACGGCGTGGCGCTCACCCTCGACATCCACCACCTCGACCCCTTCGCCGACACCTGGGCAGCGGAGGCCGGCCGGGTGGCGAGCCTGCTGGAGAAGCTGGAGCTGACCTGCGTCATCGAGACGGGCGCCCGCTTCCTGCTCGATCCGTCCGCCAAGCACGAGCCGACGCTGGTGACCGCCGACGCCGCGGGCCGCGCCCGGCGGGTCGGCTTCCTCAAGCGGGCGATCGAGATCGGCGCGATGCTCTCCGCCGAAGCGGTCTCGTTCTGGGCCGGCGTGCCGAAACCCGGCGTCGATCACGGCGAGGCCCGGCGCTGGCTGGTCGAGGGGCTGCACGAGGTCGCAGCCTTCGCGGCCGAGTCCGGCATCGTGCCCTGCCTGGAGCCCGAGCCCGGCATGCTGATCGAGACGCTCGACGATTACGCGGCCCTCGCCGTGCCGGGCCTGAAGCTCGCCCTCGACACCGGCCACTGCCTCGTCACGGGCGAGCGGGAGCCGGCGGCGGCCGTGCGGGAGTTCTCCGACCGGATCGGCACCGTGGCGATCGAGGACATGAAGCGCGGCAGCCACATCCACCTGCCCTTCGGCGAGGGCGATATGGACGTGCCGGGCGTGCTGGAGGCGCTGGAAGAGGTCGGCTTCGGCAAACTGATCTGCGTCGAGCTCTCCCGCGAGAGCCACCGGGCCGACGTGATGATCCCGCAGGCACTCGAGTATCTCCGCGGCTGCCGACGGCCCGGCCCGGTCCTGGCCGGCGAGCAGGAGACGCGGCGGCAATGGCAGTGA
- a CDS encoding YcaO-like family protein, with protein sequence MSNADAFHDQDDRARHERIKAPRPYRFGARRPIEGLPETLPDPVRAYLDVLPEGRVVGFPLAPLDRTGIPVWFVALFLDDPFFVGAMPSGIGYGATDDEALIGAVAEIAENLMPSLAVLPRAKERASYTDLARVYGAKSVTDPLTLCLPAGSPVGRDTVLEWTPSIRHATGEIVLMPLDVAATDYFELSEGYKPFTNLITNGLGAGPDVPFALGHGVLELLQRDGNGLLFRALDQGVMLDLDGIGPENAAMLARLKELGIRALPKFATDQFGLTNLYVVGYDEDPARTPAPIALSACGEACDPDRERALRKALLEFQAARVRKTFGHGPLDMAATVTPPGYVDAFIQKALPSLDLEESRALQAMLQWIEMPAADLRGVLADTVYSERSTKRFAELPSTPAADGHARGKIACDRLLEAGFDVLYVDCTPPGGGVGVVKAIVPGLEVETMSYYRIGERNTKKLLDRDHPLIKFGTESETLRPVRLTPEALERFGGQPLFDVALAERIVGRHYPLYREPESHHAPFRLAQRKGRAA encoded by the coding sequence TTGAGCAACGCAGACGCCTTCCACGACCAGGACGACCGCGCCCGCCACGAGCGGATCAAGGCGCCGCGCCCCTACCGCTTCGGCGCCAGGCGGCCGATCGAGGGCCTGCCCGAGACCTTGCCCGACCCGGTCAGGGCCTATCTCGACGTGCTGCCGGAGGGGCGCGTCGTCGGCTTCCCGCTGGCGCCCCTCGACCGCACCGGCATCCCGGTCTGGTTCGTGGCCCTGTTCCTCGACGACCCGTTCTTCGTCGGCGCGATGCCGTCGGGCATCGGCTACGGCGCCACCGACGACGAGGCGCTGATCGGCGCCGTCGCGGAGATCGCCGAGAACCTGATGCCGTCGCTCGCGGTGCTGCCCCGCGCGAAGGAGCGGGCGAGCTACACCGATCTCGCCCGCGTCTACGGAGCCAAGTCGGTCACCGACCCGCTGACCCTGTGCCTGCCCGCCGGCTCCCCGGTCGGCCGCGACACGGTGCTCGAGTGGACGCCGAGCATCCGCCACGCCACCGGCGAGATCGTCCTGATGCCGCTCGACGTCGCCGCCACCGACTATTTCGAGCTGTCGGAGGGCTACAAACCCTTCACCAACCTGATCACCAACGGTCTCGGCGCCGGGCCCGACGTGCCCTTCGCGCTGGGCCACGGCGTGCTGGAGCTGCTCCAGCGGGACGGCAACGGCCTGCTGTTCCGGGCCCTCGACCAGGGCGTGATGCTCGACCTCGACGGCATCGGCCCCGAGAACGCCGCGATGCTGGCCCGGCTGAAGGAGCTCGGCATCCGCGCACTGCCGAAATTCGCCACCGACCAGTTCGGCCTCACCAACCTCTACGTCGTCGGCTACGACGAGGATCCGGCGCGCACGCCGGCGCCGATCGCGCTCTCGGCCTGCGGCGAGGCCTGCGATCCGGACCGGGAGCGGGCCCTGCGCAAGGCGCTGCTGGAGTTCCAGGCGGCGCGAGTGCGCAAGACCTTCGGCCACGGCCCCCTCGACATGGCCGCCACGGTGACCCCGCCGGGCTACGTCGACGCGTTCATCCAGAAGGCGCTGCCCAGCCTGGACCTCGAGGAGAGCCGCGCCCTCCAGGCCATGCTCCAATGGATCGAGATGCCGGCGGCCGACCTGCGCGGCGTGCTGGCCGACACGGTCTATTCCGAGCGGAGCACGAAGCGCTTCGCCGAGCTGCCCTCGACCCCGGCCGCCGACGGCCACGCCCGGGGGAAGATTGCCTGCGACCGGCTCCTGGAGGCGGGGTTCGACGTGCTCTACGTCGACTGCACGCCCCCGGGCGGCGGGGTCGGCGTGGTGAAGGCGATCGTGCCGGGGCTCGAGGTCGAGACCATGAGCTACTACCGGATCGGCGAGCGCAACACGAAGAAGCTCCTCGACCGCGACCATCCGCTGATCAAGTTCGGCACCGAGAGCGAGACCCTGCGGCCGGTGCGCCTGACCCCTGAAGCCCTGGAGCGGTTCGGCGGCCAGCCGCTGTTCGACGTGGCCCTGGCCGAGCGGATCGTCGGGCGGCACTATCCGCTCTACCGCGAGCCAGAATCGCACCACGCGCCGTTCCGCCTCGCCCAGCGGAAGGGGAGGGCGGCGTGA
- a CDS encoding Gfo/Idh/MocA family protein, translated as MDAVGWGIVGYGWVARDYMEPGIRAAGHRLVAVCDPNPESRAAAERAGARVHSDLASLIAEPEVEAVYVATPNHLHRGAVEALAAAGKAVLCEKPMAATLGDAEAIVRAVESQRIFYGTAFDQRHHPAHRAIRAQVAAARLGTVTTVRIVYACWLGRDWSEAGQPNWRIDAAQAGGGALMDLAPHGLDLVDFLLGEPIADLAALTQTKAQDYAVDDGALLIGRTASGALASLHVAYNCPDALPRRRLEVVGTKGLLVAENTMGQTAGGSLTFIDGASGRTEALAFDTDSSPFTEQVRAFGSALRRPEERAAYAASRDFHTMRLVARAYGQG; from the coding sequence ATGGACGCGGTCGGCTGGGGCATCGTCGGCTACGGCTGGGTTGCCCGCGACTACATGGAGCCCGGCATCCGCGCGGCCGGACACCGCCTGGTCGCCGTCTGCGATCCGAACCCGGAGAGCCGCGCGGCCGCCGAGCGTGCGGGCGCGCGCGTCCATTCCGACCTCGCCAGCCTCATCGCCGAGCCCGAGGTCGAGGCGGTCTACGTGGCGACGCCGAACCACCTCCACCGCGGCGCCGTGGAGGCGCTGGCCGCCGCCGGCAAGGCGGTGCTCTGCGAGAAGCCGATGGCGGCGACGCTCGGTGACGCCGAGGCCATCGTCCGCGCGGTCGAGTCGCAGAGAATCTTCTACGGCACCGCCTTCGACCAGCGGCACCACCCGGCCCACCGGGCGATCCGTGCTCAGGTCGCGGCCGCGCGGCTCGGCACGGTCACGACCGTGCGGATCGTCTACGCCTGCTGGCTCGGGCGCGACTGGTCGGAGGCCGGCCAGCCGAACTGGCGGATCGACGCAGCGCAGGCCGGGGGCGGCGCGCTGATGGACCTCGCCCCGCACGGGCTCGACCTCGTGGACTTCCTGCTCGGCGAGCCGATCGCTGACCTCGCGGCCCTGACCCAGACCAAGGCCCAGGATTACGCGGTCGACGACGGTGCCCTGCTGATCGGGCGGACCGCGAGCGGCGCCCTGGCGAGCCTGCACGTCGCCTACAACTGCCCCGACGCGCTGCCGCGCCGCCGCCTGGAGGTGGTCGGCACGAAGGGCCTGCTCGTCGCCGAGAACACGATGGGCCAGACGGCCGGCGGGTCCCTGACCTTCATCGACGGCGCCAGCGGCCGCACGGAGGCGCTCGCCTTCGACACCGACAGCTCGCCCTTCACCGAGCAGGTGCGCGCCTTCGGCTCGGCCCTGCGCCGGCCCGAGGAGCGGGCGGCGTACGCGGCGTCCCGCGACTTTCACACGATGCGGCTCGTCGCCCGCGCCTACGGGCAGGGGTAG
- a CDS encoding class I SAM-dependent methyltransferase: MIPFELRSPDTGNPLKADGPHALRDAETGARWPVIDGIPYLRTNRAALVERVLAHLDAGEPDEALAALLVDQDDWWNGPPADAAGIIRLIKERRTATLRDAVELLGWGRVGDYFLHRWSDPTFLAGLSLLEAHWNEPICVFEFACGIGHYLRELQRRGCKVAGADVVFAKLWVARHWVVAEKAQLVCFDAGSPHWPIPGAPVDLVVCNDAFYFLDDKAALLECLRQNAGDDGWLALSHIHNRDCPGFSAGRAVTAEEIAEFFPDALVYDDAELTRALVEARAPSPQDPAALRSCEAFSVVCGPGMRPAPRALVDGLTLPKPGTVLRLNPLYAPEGDGHVIRWPSERYEAEYGPRATYPPRSPGPESLAFDGSLDASETQRVRVREFVDLPERW, encoded by the coding sequence ATGATTCCGTTCGAACTCAGATCGCCGGACACCGGCAACCCGCTGAAGGCCGACGGCCCGCACGCCCTGCGCGACGCGGAGACCGGCGCGCGCTGGCCCGTGATCGACGGGATCCCGTACCTGCGGACCAACCGCGCGGCCCTGGTCGAGCGGGTGCTCGCGCATCTCGACGCCGGCGAGCCCGACGAGGCGCTGGCCGCGCTGCTGGTCGATCAGGACGACTGGTGGAACGGGCCGCCGGCCGATGCCGCCGGGATCATCCGCCTGATCAAGGAGCGCCGCACCGCGACCCTGCGCGACGCGGTCGAGCTCCTCGGCTGGGGCCGCGTCGGCGACTACTTCCTGCACCGCTGGAGCGACCCGACCTTCCTGGCCGGCCTGTCGCTGCTGGAGGCGCACTGGAACGAGCCGATCTGCGTCTTCGAGTTCGCCTGCGGCATCGGCCACTACCTGCGCGAGCTGCAGCGGCGCGGCTGCAAGGTCGCCGGCGCCGACGTGGTCTTCGCCAAGCTCTGGGTGGCGCGCCACTGGGTCGTCGCCGAGAAGGCGCAGCTCGTCTGCTTCGATGCCGGCTCGCCCCACTGGCCGATCCCGGGGGCGCCGGTCGATCTGGTCGTCTGCAACGACGCCTTCTACTTCCTCGACGACAAGGCGGCGCTCCTCGAGTGCCTCCGCCAGAACGCCGGGGACGACGGCTGGCTGGCGCTGAGCCACATCCACAACCGCGACTGCCCGGGCTTCTCGGCCGGCCGCGCGGTGACGGCCGAGGAGATCGCCGAGTTCTTCCCCGACGCCCTGGTCTACGACGACGCGGAGCTGACCCGGGCGCTGGTCGAGGCGCGGGCGCCGAGCCCGCAGGATCCCGCGGCCCTGCGGAGCTGCGAGGCGTTCTCGGTGGTGTGCGGTCCCGGCATGCGCCCGGCGCCGCGCGCGCTGGTCGACGGCCTGACCCTGCCGAAGCCGGGGACCGTGCTGCGGCTCAACCCGCTCTACGCGCCAGAAGGCGACGGTCACGTCATCCGCTGGCCCTCGGAGCGCTACGAGGCGGAGTACGGCCCCCGCGCCACCTACCCGCCGCGCTCCCCTGGACCCGAGTCGCTGGCCTTCGACGGCAGCCTCGACGCGTCGGAGACGCAGCGCGTCCGCGTGCGCGAGTTCGTCGACCTGCCGGAGCGCTGGTGA